In Euphorbia lathyris chromosome 9, ddEupLath1.1, whole genome shotgun sequence, the following are encoded in one genomic region:
- the LOC136205869 gene encoding protein root UVB sensitive 5 isoform X1, which yields MLATNSPRICGMACPLQLSISAQAFGFSTRSRGRHFQILCSSVQFNVEDDAKNWKDVILVERYGNGTAKRYMLDDDSQLKSSLEVHGTKSSRCKEFQPSDMSWLPYTIKSFILPAGFPGSVSDDYLKYMLLQFPTNVTGWICHTLVTSSLLKAIGVGSVTGTTTAASAAAIRWVSKDGIGALGRLFIGGRFGNLFDDDPKQWRMYADFIGSAGSIFDLTTQLYPGYFLPLASLGNLTKAVARGLKDPSFRVIQNHFAVSGNLGEVAAKEEVWEVGAQLVGLALGIILLDTPGVTKSFPVLASTWMSVRLLHLWLRYLSLSVLQFNTINLKRARLLVKSHILRSCVLGCVDCNREENILTWEAFIKPQITFGVPLEKMVGGERSVAKVKALVKLYAKEKYFLVVNQEKADFEVLVSFKVGATSMSVLRSVWQTYWLNENWKRSGEIDELAVAQSLGEMEVQFEDFRQQLDSAGWHTHQINLKVPQGISIDEIMVTP from the exons ATGTTAGCCACAAACTCTCCAAGGATTTGCGGAATGGCTTGCCCTCTGCAACTTTCTATCTCTGCACAAGCTTTCGGATTTTCCACGAGAAGCAGAGGTCGGCATTTCCAAATTCTCTGTTCTTCCGTGCAATTCAATGTTGAAGATGATGCTAAAAATTGGAA GGATGTGATTTTGGTGGAGAGATATGGCAATGGAACTGCTAAAAG GTACATGTTAGATGATGATTCACAATTAAAAAGTTCCCTTGAGGTACATGGTACCAAAAGTAGTAGGTGTAAAGAATTCCAGCCATCTGATATGTCATGGCTTCCCTATACTATCAAAAGTTTTATTCTACCTGCAGGCTTCCCAG GATCTGTTTCAGATGACTACCTGAAGTACATGTTATTACAATTTCCTACGAATGTCACTGGATGGATTTGTCATACATTAGTCACATCAAGTCTGCTCAAG GCAATTGGTGTCGGATCAGTAACAGGCACCACTACTGCTGCTTCTGCTGCTGCTATCAG ATGGGTGTCAAAGGATGGCATTGGAGCTCTTGGGCGCTTATTCATTg GTGGACGGTTTGGAAATCTTTTCGATGATGATCCGAAACAGTGGCGCATGTATGCTGACTTCATTGGTAGTGCTGGAAG CATCTTTGATCTAACCACCCAACTATATCCTGGCTATTTCCTACCACTGGCTTCTCTTGGAAATCTTACCAAG GCTGTGGCAAGAGGACTGAAAGACCCTTCATTCCGTGTAATCCAAAACCATTTTGCAGTGTCAGGAAATCTGGGAGAAGTAGCTGCAAAG GAGGAAGTTTGGGAAGTAGGCGCTCAGTTGGTTGGCCTTGCGTTGGGTATCATACTCCTA GATACACCAGGTGTAACAAAATCATTTCCAGTGTTGGCATCGACATGGATGAGTGTGCGGCTTCTGCACCTTTGGTTACGTTATCTATCACTTTCAGTTCTACAATTTAACACA ATAAACCTCAAGCGTGCCCGTTTGCTGGTGAAATCACATATTTTACGCTCTTGTGTTTTAG GATGTGTTGATTGCAATAGAGAAGAAAATATACTAACGTGGGAAGCCTTCATAAAGCCGCAAATTACTTTTGGTGTGCCCTTGGAAAAGATGGTTGGTGGTGAAAGATCTGTTGCAAAG GTGAAGGCACTTGTAAAACTATACGCAAAGGAGAAATATTTTCTTGTGGTAAACCAAGAAAAGGCAGACTTTGAGGTGTTGGTGTCATTCAAG GTCGGAGCTACAAGCATGTCAGTCCTGAGAAGTGTGTGGCAGACATATTGGCTTAATGAAAACTGGAAACGGTCTGGTGAAATTGATGAGCTTGCAGTTGCACAAAGTCTGGGCGAGATGGAAGTCCAGTTTGAAGATTTCAGGCAGCAGTTGGATTCAGCTGGATGGCATACTCATCAAATTAATCTCAAGGTCCCTCAAGGAATCTCAATTGATGAAATCATGGTGACTCCTTGA
- the LOC136205869 gene encoding protein root UVB sensitive 5 isoform X2: MLDDDSQLKSSLEVHGTKSSRCKEFQPSDMSWLPYTIKSFILPAGFPGSVSDDYLKYMLLQFPTNVTGWICHTLVTSSLLKAIGVGSVTGTTTAASAAAIRWVSKDGIGALGRLFIGGRFGNLFDDDPKQWRMYADFIGSAGSIFDLTTQLYPGYFLPLASLGNLTKAVARGLKDPSFRVIQNHFAVSGNLGEVAAKEEVWEVGAQLVGLALGIILLDTPGVTKSFPVLASTWMSVRLLHLWLRYLSLSVLQFNTINLKRARLLVKSHILRSCVLGCVDCNREENILTWEAFIKPQITFGVPLEKMVGGERSVAKVKALVKLYAKEKYFLVVNQEKADFEVLVSFKVGATSMSVLRSVWQTYWLNENWKRSGEIDELAVAQSLGEMEVQFEDFRQQLDSAGWHTHQINLKVPQGISIDEIMVTP, translated from the exons ATGTTAGATGATGATTCACAATTAAAAAGTTCCCTTGAGGTACATGGTACCAAAAGTAGTAGGTGTAAAGAATTCCAGCCATCTGATATGTCATGGCTTCCCTATACTATCAAAAGTTTTATTCTACCTGCAGGCTTCCCAG GATCTGTTTCAGATGACTACCTGAAGTACATGTTATTACAATTTCCTACGAATGTCACTGGATGGATTTGTCATACATTAGTCACATCAAGTCTGCTCAAG GCAATTGGTGTCGGATCAGTAACAGGCACCACTACTGCTGCTTCTGCTGCTGCTATCAG ATGGGTGTCAAAGGATGGCATTGGAGCTCTTGGGCGCTTATTCATTg GTGGACGGTTTGGAAATCTTTTCGATGATGATCCGAAACAGTGGCGCATGTATGCTGACTTCATTGGTAGTGCTGGAAG CATCTTTGATCTAACCACCCAACTATATCCTGGCTATTTCCTACCACTGGCTTCTCTTGGAAATCTTACCAAG GCTGTGGCAAGAGGACTGAAAGACCCTTCATTCCGTGTAATCCAAAACCATTTTGCAGTGTCAGGAAATCTGGGAGAAGTAGCTGCAAAG GAGGAAGTTTGGGAAGTAGGCGCTCAGTTGGTTGGCCTTGCGTTGGGTATCATACTCCTA GATACACCAGGTGTAACAAAATCATTTCCAGTGTTGGCATCGACATGGATGAGTGTGCGGCTTCTGCACCTTTGGTTACGTTATCTATCACTTTCAGTTCTACAATTTAACACA ATAAACCTCAAGCGTGCCCGTTTGCTGGTGAAATCACATATTTTACGCTCTTGTGTTTTAG GATGTGTTGATTGCAATAGAGAAGAAAATATACTAACGTGGGAAGCCTTCATAAAGCCGCAAATTACTTTTGGTGTGCCCTTGGAAAAGATGGTTGGTGGTGAAAGATCTGTTGCAAAG GTGAAGGCACTTGTAAAACTATACGCAAAGGAGAAATATTTTCTTGTGGTAAACCAAGAAAAGGCAGACTTTGAGGTGTTGGTGTCATTCAAG GTCGGAGCTACAAGCATGTCAGTCCTGAGAAGTGTGTGGCAGACATATTGGCTTAATGAAAACTGGAAACGGTCTGGTGAAATTGATGAGCTTGCAGTTGCACAAAGTCTGGGCGAGATGGAAGTCCAGTTTGAAGATTTCAGGCAGCAGTTGGATTCAGCTGGATGGCATACTCATCAAATTAATCTCAAGGTCCCTCAAGGAATCTCAATTGATGAAATCATGGTGACTCCTTGA